In Gossypium hirsutum isolate 1008001.06 chromosome D06, Gossypium_hirsutum_v2.1, whole genome shotgun sequence, one genomic interval encodes:
- the LOC107901544 gene encoding probable lactoylglutathione lyase, chloroplastic isoform X1 has product MATLPIASVSSSTMVFSMKTPPFPSNSLKHPYIRNSYNHLPSRRLALFQLGSVSAIPQSEFFGSIVSGKSENTATAIKEQDALNWVKNDNRRMLHVVYRVGDLEKTIKFYTECLGMKLSRKRDIPEEQYSNAFLGYGPEDSHFAVELTYNYGVDKYDIGNGFGHFGVAVNDVSKTVDLVKAKVGKVTRDPGPVKGGTKIIAFIEDPDGYTFELLEREPTPEPLCQVMLRVGDLDRSINFYKKAFGMELLRAKDNPEYKYTTAMMGFGPEDKNAVLELTYNYGVTEYDKGNGYAQIAIGTDDVYKTAEAIKLCGGTIILEPGPLPGINTKITACLDPDGWKSVFVDNIDFLKELE; this is encoded by the exons ATGGCCACATTACCTATTGCATCAGTTTCCAGTTCCACCATGGTTTTCTCAATGAAAACTCCTCCTTTCCCATCGAACTCTCTTAAACATCCTTACATTCGTAACTCTTACAATCACCTTCCTTCTCGAAGACTCGCTCTCTTTCAACTCGGCTCTG TTTCGGCGATCCCTCAGTCGGAATTCTTTGGTTCGATCGTGAGTGGTAAATCTGAGAACACCGCTACTGCTATTAAGGAGCAAGATGCATTAAACTGGGTTAAAAACGACAATAGAAGAATGCTTCATGTTGTTTACCGTGTTGGCGATTTGGAGAAGACGATCAA GTTTTACACCGAATGCTTAGGAATGAAGCTCTCAAGGAAGCGTGACATACCCGAGGAGCAATATTCGAATGCTTTTCTTGGATATGGACCTGAAGATTCTCATTTTGCTGTTGAACTTACTTATA ATTATGGAGTTGACAAATATGATATTGGAAATGGATTTGGTCATTTTGGTGTTGCAGTAAACGAT GTTTCGAAAACAGTGGATCTAGTAAAGGCAAAGGTGGGGAAGGTTACAAGGGACCCTGGACCTGTTAAAGGAGGGACTAAAATAATTGCTTTTATCGAAGATCCGGATGGTTATACATTTGAGCTTTTAGAGAGGGAGCCGACACCTGAGCCACTTTGTCAGGTAATGCTTCGAGTTGGTGATCTTGATCGATCTATTAATTTCTACAAGAAG GCTTTTGGCATGGAGCTTCTTCGTGCAAAAGATAATCCCGAGTATAAG TATACGACAGCCATGATGGGATTTGGTCCTGAAGACAAAAATGCAGTGCTGGAACTGACGTACAACTATGGTGTCACAGAATATGATAAAGGCAATGGTTATGCACAG ATAGCAATAGGCACGGACGATGTTTATAAGACCGCAGAAGCAATTAAGCTATGTGGAGGAACGATTATCCTTGAACCTGGACCCTTGCCAGGCATCAACACTAAGATTACTGCTTGCCTGGACCCCGATGGCTGGAAATCG GTATTTGTTGATAACATTGATTTCCTTAAGGAGCTTGAGTGA
- the LOC107901544 gene encoding probable lactoylglutathione lyase, chloroplastic isoform X2 yields MATLPIASVSSSTMVFSMKTPPFPSNSLKHPYIRNSYNHLPSRRLALFQLGSVSAIPQSEFFGSIVSGKSENTATAIKEQDALNWVKNDNRRMLHVVYRVGDLEKTIKFYTECLGMKLSRKRDIPEEQYSNAFLGYGPEDSHFAVELTYNYGVDKYDIGNGFGHFGVAVNDVSKTVDLVKAKVGKVTRDPGPVKGGTKIIAFIEDPDGYTFELLEREPTPEPLCQAFGMELLRAKDNPEYKYTTAMMGFGPEDKNAVLELTYNYGVTEYDKGNGYAQIAIGTDDVYKTAEAIKLCGGTIILEPGPLPGINTKITACLDPDGWKSVFVDNIDFLKELE; encoded by the exons ATGGCCACATTACCTATTGCATCAGTTTCCAGTTCCACCATGGTTTTCTCAATGAAAACTCCTCCTTTCCCATCGAACTCTCTTAAACATCCTTACATTCGTAACTCTTACAATCACCTTCCTTCTCGAAGACTCGCTCTCTTTCAACTCGGCTCTG TTTCGGCGATCCCTCAGTCGGAATTCTTTGGTTCGATCGTGAGTGGTAAATCTGAGAACACCGCTACTGCTATTAAGGAGCAAGATGCATTAAACTGGGTTAAAAACGACAATAGAAGAATGCTTCATGTTGTTTACCGTGTTGGCGATTTGGAGAAGACGATCAA GTTTTACACCGAATGCTTAGGAATGAAGCTCTCAAGGAAGCGTGACATACCCGAGGAGCAATATTCGAATGCTTTTCTTGGATATGGACCTGAAGATTCTCATTTTGCTGTTGAACTTACTTATA ATTATGGAGTTGACAAATATGATATTGGAAATGGATTTGGTCATTTTGGTGTTGCAGTAAACGAT GTTTCGAAAACAGTGGATCTAGTAAAGGCAAAGGTGGGGAAGGTTACAAGGGACCCTGGACCTGTTAAAGGAGGGACTAAAATAATTGCTTTTATCGAAGATCCGGATGGTTATACATTTGAGCTTTTAGAGAGGGAGCCGACACCTGAGCCACTTTGTCAG GCTTTTGGCATGGAGCTTCTTCGTGCAAAAGATAATCCCGAGTATAAG TATACGACAGCCATGATGGGATTTGGTCCTGAAGACAAAAATGCAGTGCTGGAACTGACGTACAACTATGGTGTCACAGAATATGATAAAGGCAATGGTTATGCACAG ATAGCAATAGGCACGGACGATGTTTATAAGACCGCAGAAGCAATTAAGCTATGTGGAGGAACGATTATCCTTGAACCTGGACCCTTGCCAGGCATCAACACTAAGATTACTGCTTGCCTGGACCCCGATGGCTGGAAATCG GTATTTGTTGATAACATTGATTTCCTTAAGGAGCTTGAGTGA